One genomic window of Mus pahari chromosome 23, PAHARI_EIJ_v1.1, whole genome shotgun sequence includes the following:
- the Ccdc92 gene encoding coiled-coil domain-containing protein 92, producing the protein MAATNLENQLHSAQKNLLFLQREHASTLKGLHAEIRRLQQHCTDLTYELTLKSFELTGDGSSRTTELKRRCEELEAQLKAKEEENRKLLQELEQKNAAIAVLENTVREREKKYLEELKVKSHKLSMLSGELEQRASTVAYLTSQLHAAKKKLLSSSGTSDASPAGSPALASYKPTPPKDKLPETPRRRMKKSLSAPLHPEFEEVYRFGAESRKLLLREPVDAMPDPTPFLLARESAEVQLKERPLVIPPIASDRSATGQHSPARDKPHKTHVGVAHRIHHATPSQAQPEGEMRAVDQVNASKVVRKHSGTDRTV; encoded by the exons ATGGCAGCCACAAACCTGGAGAACCAGCTGCACAGTGCGCAGAAGAACCTGCTCTTCCTCCAGCGGGAGCACGCCAGCACACTCAAGGGGCTACACGCCGAGATCCGGCGGCTGCAGCAGCACTGCACAG ATCTAACATATGAGCTGACACTCAAAAGTTTCGAACTGACAG GAGACGGCTCTTCCAGAACGACGGAGCTGAAGAGGCGCTGTGAGGAGCTGGAAGCCCAGCTGAAGGCCAAAGAGGAGGAAAACCGCAAGCTGCTGCAAGAACTGGAACAGAAGAACGCCGCCATCGCTGTGCTGGAGAACACGGTCcgtgagagggagaagaagtacctggaggagctgaaggtgaAGAGCCACAAGCTGAGCATGCTGTCGGGCGAGCTGGAGCAGCGCGCCAGCACCGTGGCCTACCTCACCTCGCAGCTACATGCAGCCAAGAAGAAGTTGCTGAGCTCAAGTGGCACCTCGGATGCCAGCCCCGCCGGCAGTCCCGCACTGGCCAGCTACAAGCCCACACCCCCTAAGGACAAGCTGCCTGAGACACCCCGCCGCCGCATGAAGAAGAGCCTGTCAGCCCCACTGCACCCTGAGTTTGAGGAGGTCTACAGATTTGGAGCCGAGAGCCGCAAACTCCTCCTTCGGGAGCCTGTGGATGCCATGCCCGaccccaccccattcctgctGGCCCGGGAGTCTGCTGAGGTCCAGCTCAAGGAGCGGCCTCTCGTCATCCCTCCCATTGCCTCAGATCGTAGCGCCACTGGGCAGCACAGCCCAGCCCGAGACAAGCCACATAAGACGCATGTTGGGGTGGCTCACCGCATTCATCATGCCACTCCATCACAGGCCCAGCCTGAGGGAGAGATGAGGGCCGTGGACCAGGTGAATGCAAGCAAGGTGGTGCGGAAGCACTCAGGGACAGACCGAACTGTGTGA